A portion of the Megalobrama amblycephala isolate DHTTF-2021 linkage group LG23, ASM1881202v1, whole genome shotgun sequence genome contains these proteins:
- the rest gene encoding RE1-silencing transcription factor isoform X2 encodes MSAQTVYPATAGIFMPVGIPLPEVGHDLPELSRNDVAAPQLVMLANVVVSSETSSSDYNAEEKQMVELKTVGCNNYSDSEEEGVIRYSLDSSEMSEDTYAERATRVEPDVTERVLEQVEIERVEDILNPSEKTPSESSPAEKRKRTPVVIFESNKKKKKPFFCKPCQYQAENEEDFIHHIRVHSAKKMTVVNGAADSDDDLASESGQSQTPNTENSESLSNSKGVIRCERCGYNTNRYDHYMAHLKHHTKEGEDQRVFKCTICAYTTISQYHWKKHLRNHFPSKLFTCNQCSYFSDRKNNYIQHIRTHTGERPFQCIYCEYSSSQKTHLTRHMRTHSGERPFKCDNCSYLAANQHEVTRHARQVHNGPKPLSCPYCQYKTADRSNFKKHVELHVNPRQFLCPVCKYAASKKCNLQYHIKSRHPGCTDISMDVSKVRLRVKRTDTDDVSPNKLATDQVGAKRSEEKQLGELDDVESGPINLSIKKPSKPTPAVETELTDKTSKKNPDVAVKEKSGKPSQQPSEKTTEKKAMLKNEGKERNSKKVKGKNLVKVVDIAVTQTEGCNDKQVNKKEVKKVEKSTKSVEKVTKGRPKKEKPLKETANEVTAKHQPIAEEQRLDLNNERVEKDLGDKQQQHKDKEERERLEKENRLLNDKVKETEEKESAKDCRKSPTKKPCKRQTKLSKVNSDTQSTEAVQEVRTKPVKRKAENVLTTDSSKPSCPSKRVKRTKKDTTKPSTSSGGPERNRTIPEVLQAMKSKTKSAEASTNKPESCVIEPEKTNEVPEKLILPEVEKRLTTETLKVLTQPDEQVPTVVTNKDDGNQKETAAVLEEPTVSCKPQDPDSEQPKETENKISHEPKEIPEVDSGSEMPSPTDSESSPGFSQQQPVFSPSLELPGPPGHKSTDAEDDEGIHSNDGGSDISDSASEGSYDSGLNGLAAATEGGEKLPETPTEELPSPTKLLSHTCIFCDRTFSLEMDYRRHLNRHLVNVYYLEGAAQGDK; translated from the exons TGGTGGTATCATCAGAGACGTCTTCCTCAGACTACAATGCAGAAGAGAAACAAATGGTTGAACTCAAGACTGTTGGATGCAACAACTACTCTGACAGTGAGGAAGAGGGTGTTATTAGATACAGCCTTGACAGTTCAGAGATGTCTGAGGACACGTATGCTGAACGGGCCACTCGGGTTGAGCCTGATGTGACGGAAAGAGTGTTGGAACAAGTTGAAATAGAACGAGTAGAAGACATCTTGAACCCATCTGAAAAAACCCCATCTGAGTCATCGCCAGCAGAAAAACGTAAGCGTACCCCGGTCGTCATTTTCGAATccaacaagaagaagaagaagcccTTCTTTTGTAAACCCTGCCAGTACCAGGCCGAAAATGAGGAGGACTTCATTCACCATATCCGTGTTCACAGCGCCAAGAAAATGACTGTGGTAAATGGTGCGGCTGACTCTGACGACGATCTGGCCAGTGAGTCAGGCCAATCTCAGACACCGAACACAGAGAATAGTGAAAGTTTGAGTAACTCCAAAGGTGTGATCCGCTGTGAGCGCTGTGGATACAACACCAACCGTTATGACCACTACATGGCTCACCTTAAACATCATACTAAGGAGGGTGAAGATCAGAGAGTTTTCAAGTGCACCATTTGTGCTTATACCACCATCAGTCAGTACCACTGGAAGAAACATCTGAGGAATCACTTTCCAAGCAAGCTTTTCACTTGCAACCAGTGCTCATATTTTTCTGACCGCAAAAATAACTACATACAGCACATACGGACCCACACTG GTGAGCGTCCGTTTCAGTGCATATACTGTGAGTACTCCAGTTCCCAAAAAACTCATCTGACCAGACACATGAGAACCCATTCAG GTGAGAGGCCTTTCAAATGTGACAACTGCAGCTACCTGGCAGCCAACCAGCATGAGGTGACCCGCCATGCCAGACAGGTCCACAATGGACCCAAGCCCCTAAGCTGCCCTTACTGCCAATACAAAACAGCCGACCGCAGCAACTTTAAAAAGCATGTTGAGCTCCATGTCAACCCCCGCCAATTTCTTTGCCCGGTCTGCAAGTATGCTGCATCCAAGAAGTGCAACTTACAGTATCACATCAAGTCCAGACACCCAGGATGCACTGATATCTCGATGGATGTGTCAAAGGTAAGACTGCGTGTCAAAAGGACTGACACTGATGACGTCTCGCCTAATAAGCTTGCGACAGACCAGGTTGGAGCAAAGCGAAGTGAGGAAAAGCAGTTGGGAGAATTGGATGATGTTGAATCAGGCCCCATCAACCTCTCCATTAAGAAACCCAGCAAACCCACACCTGCTGTGGAGACTGAGCTGACTGACAAGACCTCGAAGAAAAATCCAGATGTTGCTGTAAAAGAAAAATCTGGAAAGCCAAGCCAGCAACCCAGTGAGAAAACTACAGAGAAAAAGGCCATGCTGAAAAATGAGGGGAAAGAGAGAAACAGTAAGAAGGTTAAAGGAAAGAATTTGGTAAAAGTTGTGGACATTGCCGTGACACAAACAGAGGGCTGCAATGACAAACAAGTTAATAAAAAGGAGGTGAAGAAGGTAGAGAAATCCACTAAATCTGTGGAGAAAGTAACGAAAGGTCGTCCTAAGAAAGAGAAGCCATTAAAGGAGACCGCCAATGAAGTTACTGCAAAACATCAACCCATTGCTGAAGAGCAAAGGTTGGATTTGAACAACGAAAGAGTGGAGAAAGACCTTGGAGATAAACAGCAGCAGCACAAAGACAAGGAAGAAAGAGAGCGGCTAGAAAAGGAAAACAGATTGCTAAATGATAAAGTGAAGGAGAcagaagagaaagaaagtgcAAAGGATTGCAGGAAATCGCCTACCAAGAAACCATGCAAGAGGCAGACAAAATTGTCAAAGGTCAACAGTGATACCCAGAGTACAGAGGCAGTGCAAGAAGTCAGGACTAAACCAGTCAAAAGAAAAGCAGAGAATGTACTAACGACTGATTCTTCAAAACCAAGCTGTCCGTCAAAGCGGGTCAAGCGCACAAAGAAAGATACAACCAAGCCATCAACAAGTTCTGGTGGTCCAGAGAGAAATCGCACCATACCTGAGGTTCTACAGGCCATGAAGAGTAAAACCAAGAGTGCTGAGGCAAGCACAAACAAACCTGAGAGTTGTGTCATTGAACCCGAGAAGACCAATGAAGTCCCAGAGAAGCTAATCCTCCCAGAAGTTGAAAAACGACTCACCACAGAAACACTGAAGGTACTTACCCAACCAGACGAGCAGGTACCTACTGTGGTGACCAATAAAGATGATGGAAATCAAAAGGAGACCGCTGCTGTTTTGGAGGAACCCACAGTCTCATGCAAACCTCAAGATCCAGACTCAGAACAACCTAAAGAAACCGAGAATAAGATCTCACATGAACCAAAAGAAATTCCAGAAGTAGACAGTGGAAGTGAGATGCCGTCACCTACTGACAGCGAGAGCTCTCCAGGTTTCAGCCAACAGCAGCCTGTTTTCAGCCCATCTCTTGAACTTCCTGGTCCGCCTGGTCACAAATCCACTGACGCAGAGGATGATGAGGGTATCCACAGTAATGATGGGGGAAGTGACATCAGCGATAGTGCCTCTGAAGGAAGCTATGACTCTGGTCTTAATGGGCTGGCTGCTGCCACCGAGGGTGGAGAGAAACTTCCAGAGACTCCGACAGAAGAGCTCCCATCTCCAACCAAACTGCTCAGTCACACGTGTATCTTCTGTGACCGTACATTCTCTTTAGAGATGGACTACCGTCGCCACTTGAACCGCCATTTAGTAAATGTGTATTACTTGGAAGGGGCGGCTCAAGGTGACAAGTGA
- the rest gene encoding RE1-silencing transcription factor isoform X1: MGRVWSCPTSWLSMSAQTVYPATAGIFMPVGIPLPEVGHDLPELSRNDVAAPQLVMLANVVVSSETSSSDYNAEEKQMVELKTVGCNNYSDSEEEGVIRYSLDSSEMSEDTYAERATRVEPDVTERVLEQVEIERVEDILNPSEKTPSESSPAEKRKRTPVVIFESNKKKKKPFFCKPCQYQAENEEDFIHHIRVHSAKKMTVVNGAADSDDDLASESGQSQTPNTENSESLSNSKGVIRCERCGYNTNRYDHYMAHLKHHTKEGEDQRVFKCTICAYTTISQYHWKKHLRNHFPSKLFTCNQCSYFSDRKNNYIQHIRTHTGERPFQCIYCEYSSSQKTHLTRHMRTHSGERPFKCDNCSYLAANQHEVTRHARQVHNGPKPLSCPYCQYKTADRSNFKKHVELHVNPRQFLCPVCKYAASKKCNLQYHIKSRHPGCTDISMDVSKVRLRVKRTDTDDVSPNKLATDQVGAKRSEEKQLGELDDVESGPINLSIKKPSKPTPAVETELTDKTSKKNPDVAVKEKSGKPSQQPSEKTTEKKAMLKNEGKERNSKKVKGKNLVKVVDIAVTQTEGCNDKQVNKKEVKKVEKSTKSVEKVTKGRPKKEKPLKETANEVTAKHQPIAEEQRLDLNNERVEKDLGDKQQQHKDKEERERLEKENRLLNDKVKETEEKESAKDCRKSPTKKPCKRQTKLSKVNSDTQSTEAVQEVRTKPVKRKAENVLTTDSSKPSCPSKRVKRTKKDTTKPSTSSGGPERNRTIPEVLQAMKSKTKSAEASTNKPESCVIEPEKTNEVPEKLILPEVEKRLTTETLKVLTQPDEQVPTVVTNKDDGNQKETAAVLEEPTVSCKPQDPDSEQPKETENKISHEPKEIPEVDSGSEMPSPTDSESSPGFSQQQPVFSPSLELPGPPGHKSTDAEDDEGIHSNDGGSDISDSASEGSYDSGLNGLAAATEGGEKLPETPTEELPSPTKLLSHTCIFCDRTFSLEMDYRRHLNRHLVNVYYLEGAAQGDK; encoded by the exons TGGTGGTATCATCAGAGACGTCTTCCTCAGACTACAATGCAGAAGAGAAACAAATGGTTGAACTCAAGACTGTTGGATGCAACAACTACTCTGACAGTGAGGAAGAGGGTGTTATTAGATACAGCCTTGACAGTTCAGAGATGTCTGAGGACACGTATGCTGAACGGGCCACTCGGGTTGAGCCTGATGTGACGGAAAGAGTGTTGGAACAAGTTGAAATAGAACGAGTAGAAGACATCTTGAACCCATCTGAAAAAACCCCATCTGAGTCATCGCCAGCAGAAAAACGTAAGCGTACCCCGGTCGTCATTTTCGAATccaacaagaagaagaagaagcccTTCTTTTGTAAACCCTGCCAGTACCAGGCCGAAAATGAGGAGGACTTCATTCACCATATCCGTGTTCACAGCGCCAAGAAAATGACTGTGGTAAATGGTGCGGCTGACTCTGACGACGATCTGGCCAGTGAGTCAGGCCAATCTCAGACACCGAACACAGAGAATAGTGAAAGTTTGAGTAACTCCAAAGGTGTGATCCGCTGTGAGCGCTGTGGATACAACACCAACCGTTATGACCACTACATGGCTCACCTTAAACATCATACTAAGGAGGGTGAAGATCAGAGAGTTTTCAAGTGCACCATTTGTGCTTATACCACCATCAGTCAGTACCACTGGAAGAAACATCTGAGGAATCACTTTCCAAGCAAGCTTTTCACTTGCAACCAGTGCTCATATTTTTCTGACCGCAAAAATAACTACATACAGCACATACGGACCCACACTG GTGAGCGTCCGTTTCAGTGCATATACTGTGAGTACTCCAGTTCCCAAAAAACTCATCTGACCAGACACATGAGAACCCATTCAG GTGAGAGGCCTTTCAAATGTGACAACTGCAGCTACCTGGCAGCCAACCAGCATGAGGTGACCCGCCATGCCAGACAGGTCCACAATGGACCCAAGCCCCTAAGCTGCCCTTACTGCCAATACAAAACAGCCGACCGCAGCAACTTTAAAAAGCATGTTGAGCTCCATGTCAACCCCCGCCAATTTCTTTGCCCGGTCTGCAAGTATGCTGCATCCAAGAAGTGCAACTTACAGTATCACATCAAGTCCAGACACCCAGGATGCACTGATATCTCGATGGATGTGTCAAAGGTAAGACTGCGTGTCAAAAGGACTGACACTGATGACGTCTCGCCTAATAAGCTTGCGACAGACCAGGTTGGAGCAAAGCGAAGTGAGGAAAAGCAGTTGGGAGAATTGGATGATGTTGAATCAGGCCCCATCAACCTCTCCATTAAGAAACCCAGCAAACCCACACCTGCTGTGGAGACTGAGCTGACTGACAAGACCTCGAAGAAAAATCCAGATGTTGCTGTAAAAGAAAAATCTGGAAAGCCAAGCCAGCAACCCAGTGAGAAAACTACAGAGAAAAAGGCCATGCTGAAAAATGAGGGGAAAGAGAGAAACAGTAAGAAGGTTAAAGGAAAGAATTTGGTAAAAGTTGTGGACATTGCCGTGACACAAACAGAGGGCTGCAATGACAAACAAGTTAATAAAAAGGAGGTGAAGAAGGTAGAGAAATCCACTAAATCTGTGGAGAAAGTAACGAAAGGTCGTCCTAAGAAAGAGAAGCCATTAAAGGAGACCGCCAATGAAGTTACTGCAAAACATCAACCCATTGCTGAAGAGCAAAGGTTGGATTTGAACAACGAAAGAGTGGAGAAAGACCTTGGAGATAAACAGCAGCAGCACAAAGACAAGGAAGAAAGAGAGCGGCTAGAAAAGGAAAACAGATTGCTAAATGATAAAGTGAAGGAGAcagaagagaaagaaagtgcAAAGGATTGCAGGAAATCGCCTACCAAGAAACCATGCAAGAGGCAGACAAAATTGTCAAAGGTCAACAGTGATACCCAGAGTACAGAGGCAGTGCAAGAAGTCAGGACTAAACCAGTCAAAAGAAAAGCAGAGAATGTACTAACGACTGATTCTTCAAAACCAAGCTGTCCGTCAAAGCGGGTCAAGCGCACAAAGAAAGATACAACCAAGCCATCAACAAGTTCTGGTGGTCCAGAGAGAAATCGCACCATACCTGAGGTTCTACAGGCCATGAAGAGTAAAACCAAGAGTGCTGAGGCAAGCACAAACAAACCTGAGAGTTGTGTCATTGAACCCGAGAAGACCAATGAAGTCCCAGAGAAGCTAATCCTCCCAGAAGTTGAAAAACGACTCACCACAGAAACACTGAAGGTACTTACCCAACCAGACGAGCAGGTACCTACTGTGGTGACCAATAAAGATGATGGAAATCAAAAGGAGACCGCTGCTGTTTTGGAGGAACCCACAGTCTCATGCAAACCTCAAGATCCAGACTCAGAACAACCTAAAGAAACCGAGAATAAGATCTCACATGAACCAAAAGAAATTCCAGAAGTAGACAGTGGAAGTGAGATGCCGTCACCTACTGACAGCGAGAGCTCTCCAGGTTTCAGCCAACAGCAGCCTGTTTTCAGCCCATCTCTTGAACTTCCTGGTCCGCCTGGTCACAAATCCACTGACGCAGAGGATGATGAGGGTATCCACAGTAATGATGGGGGAAGTGACATCAGCGATAGTGCCTCTGAAGGAAGCTATGACTCTGGTCTTAATGGGCTGGCTGCTGCCACCGAGGGTGGAGAGAAACTTCCAGAGACTCCGACAGAAGAGCTCCCATCTCCAACCAAACTGCTCAGTCACACGTGTATCTTCTGTGACCGTACATTCTCTTTAGAGATGGACTACCGTCGCCACTTGAACCGCCATTTAGTAAATGTGTATTACTTGGAAGGGGCGGCTCAAGGTGACAAGTGA